The sequence CGCGCAATAGTATCGACCTTCTATGAGATGACACGTGGAGTGTGTGGCGTTGATAGAGCGGAAGTAGCTTGAAATATAAGGCTTTGCGGGTTTGATGATAATTTGAGATGTGTGTTTTATATTCGCCTAGACGTATGGTCTAGGCGATTTTTTACCCCCGGGGGTAAATTTTTATGCGAGACGGAACTTTTTGGCGTAAGTAAAGGGGATTTTGCGGAAAGGTATGGTGGGGTAGAAAAAATGACCCCATATACAAATTGATTGTGTTGTAAGGGTGGAAAGGGAATACAGCCAATGAGTCCTGAAGCGCAAGGCTTTATTGGCGTTTGTCAATTTGCAAATTTAAAATACCGTCAAACTTTTCTGGAAAGGAAATCTGGCAGAAGGTATAAGGTATAATCCTGGAGCAATCATCGATAAAGGCAAACAAGTAGGTTTTAAGTTTTCTGCCGCCCGCGGTAAGATAAGGTTTTTTTGCAAGTTGAAATTCTCCCAAATTGCAAAGTATTAGCTGGAAAATTTGTAAGTGGCTGGAACGAATAAATACAGTTATGAAGACTCACCCTAGGTAATCTTTTTGGATTACTCATCAACGAAGGATGGGGATGTCTTCTTCTTTTTCTATTTTCTCCCTGAAAATCCTACAGTAATTTTACAATAACGAAACCCCGTGCCATCATTGTGTGAGTAGTTTAATTATTGTATAATATTTTTATGACTTGTGTGTTATTACGGCAATTATTAGGCTCTTTCATACTTGAAGAGATCAAGTCCTAATTTATGTGTAAAATCATCCCCAGTTAAAATTGAAGCAATTAACATATTTTAACAATTTTGCTGTCCGTGATATGAGTTTGTCGTTCACGCCAATCCCAATAATCGGTCATATCCAAGTACTTTTTGCCGCTTGCCCATTTGTCATCGATTTCCATGAGTAAAGCGCCAATCAAACGTAAAGCAGAAGCCCGGTTCGGGAAAATCCGAATGACCCTTTCGCGACGTCGAACTTCTTCATTGAGACGTTCAACCCCATTAGTCGTACGCAAGCGTTTACGATACTTTTCCGGCAAGGCTAAAACGGCTATGGCATCGTCAAAGCCGGCTTCTAGTATAGCCATTGCCTTTGGCGCTTTTGTTTCATAAGCGGCAAGCGTTTCGTTAAGAAGCATTACTGCAGTTTCTCTATCCGGCGCAGCCAAAATGGCTCTTACCCGAGCAAGAATTTCCGGCTGCAAGGACTTCGGCGTCGCATCCAAGATGTTGCGTATAAAATGCGTTTGGCAACGCTGCCAGGTGACTCCTTGGAAGTATTGGCGGATAGCACGGATTAGCCCACCGTGATGGTCCGATATAATCAGATCAACGCCACACAAGCCCCGCCGCTTCAGCCAGCTGAAAAATTCACTCCAACTGGCTTCCGACTCGCTGTCGCCCAGCATAATCCCCAGGACTTCCCGATAGCCCTCAGCATTTATGCCAACGGCAATCATTACGCCACGTGAACGCACACGTTCTTCTTCACGGACTTTAATGACCATGGCATCTACCATGACAAACGGGTATTTTTGATCCTTTAATGGACGTTCATTCCAAGCGTGCACAATTGGATCTAGGCGCTTACAAAGGTCTGATACGGTCGACTTGGAAAACTCGCTGCCACAAAGTTCTTCTGTGATTTGCGCCACCTTACGGGTCGACACACCGTTTACGACCATTTCCATCAAAGTCAGCACTAATGCTTGCTCACTACGTTGATAGCGGGCAAACATCTCGGTTGAGAACTTACCGTCACGAAACCGTGGTACTTTTAGGGTGATCGTGCCAACACGGGTGGTAAGTCGATGAGGGTACACTCCATTACGATAACCTTGACGCTCGTCTGTACGCTCGTAGCGCTCAGCACGCAATTGTTCTGTGGCTTGTGCTTGTAAAATCTGGTTCAATACCTCCTCCAAAAAAGACGCCATTGCCGCATCTTTTGCATTGCTTAAAAAAAGTTGATGCAAAATTTTCGAATCAATGTTAATCTGGTATTGAGCCATTTCAAAATCACCTCTCGTTGAATGTTGTTGCCGCTTCATTCTAACTGAGGATTTTGAATTGGCTCTTCTTTTGTTAATTCCTTTTTACACAATTATACGGACTCTACTTCCCAGTGACGAAGTCCTGTTTTCTTTAAACGCAAGTTTTCGTTAAATAAACGATTTTCTTGGCGATAAAAAAAGGGAAATTGATACTTCTGTTGAAACATATGGGAGAAACATAATATGTTGTAAGCGAGGCAATCATGGACAGAAGACGTGTCTTGGGGGTTGATTTGGGGACAAGCGCCGTTAAAGCGTTTGTTGCCAAGATTGATGATTTAGGTCGGGTTGAAATAGCCGGAAGTGGTTTAGCACCGACAACCGGTTATAAGAAGGGTATCCTAAAAGACCCCCACGCGGCAGCGTCAGCTATCCGGGAAGCCGTTGACTGCGCGCTTCTTGCTGCAAACTTCCCTATGCAGTCCATTTGGCTGGGCATCGGCGGAGTTAACATACGGTTTTACAATGCACGCGGCATCATCGCGCCAGCATCGTCCTCGGGCATAAAGTCTAAAGATATTGACCGCGCCTGTCAGGCGGCCAGATTGACCGCTGTATGCGAGGGACAACAGGTATTACATGCCTTGCCTAACCTCTATTGGGTTGATGGACGTCAGCAGCGGGAAAGTCCTGTGGGGCAGGCGGGCTGTCGTTTGGAAGTAGAGGTTCATTTTGTGACCGCGTCTAAAGATTTTTTGGACGAACTGCTGGCGCATGTAAAGCAGAACAGCCTCTGTGTAGCCGGAGTGGTTGCTAATCCCGTTGCTGCCGCTATTGCATTGGCACCGGCTCCTGGCGAACGAGTACTGATTTTGGATATCGGGGCGGGGACCACCGAAATTGCCTTGGTGTACGAAGGGCTCATGGTTGTTTCGGCTTCTCTCCCGCTTGGGGGCGATTACATTACTGGCGATATTGCCTTCGCGGCCGACGTAAGCTTTGCGCATGCCGAGGAAATTAAACGCTATTATGCCCGACTGGATGGGCAGCGAATTCGCCAAGACACTATTTTGGATTTTAGTGATTTTGGTATAACCAATAAGTTTCTTCCCTATGGTTTTTTACATAAAATTGTGGAAACACGGGTAGATGAAATCTTTTCTTTAGTATATGATTATATCAGGCCTGCTTTACAGTATTATCCTGTCGATGAAATTGCGCTTACCGGCGGTTCGGCCCATTTACCGAGCGTAGTACAGGCAGCCAAAACCATATTTCAGCTGCCTGTGCGTATCCGGCGGCCTAAAGGGCTAGCTGCGGAATATAATCATCCGGCCAACACGGTCTGTTTCGGCATTGTCCATTACGCGGCGCGGCAAGCGTCGTTTATTGAGACAACTAGGTCCTGGTCGTGGCGGGGGTTATGGCGGAAAATAGCTGAGCACTTTTGAGGAATTATAGCGGGTTAAGGAGGAATTTCTTATATGCTCGAATTTGATATGGATTTAGATAGGTTTGCAGCGATAAAAGTTATTGGCGTTGGCGGCGGCGGCAATAATGCCGTTAACCGGATGATCGCTTCCGGCTTACAAGGCGTCGAGTTTATTGCTATTAACACAGATGCCCAGGCACTACTTTTGTCACAGGCTTCTTACCGTATCCAAATTGGGGAAAAACTAACAAAAGGGTTGGGCGCAGGCGCTAATCCGGAAATTGGTGAAAAAGCGGCTCAGGAAAGCCGCGAGGAAATTTTGAAAGCTCTGCGCGGCGCCGATATGGTATTCGTTACGGCCGGAATGGGCGGTGGTACAGGTACCGGCGCAGCGCCTGTCGTTGCGGAGTGTGCGAAAGAAGTCGGTGCACTCACTGTTGGTGTTGTTACCAAACCATTCTCCTTTGAGGGACGTCGGCGTCAACTTCAGGCGGAGGCAGGAACCGCAAAACTGAAAGAAAAGGTAGATACATTAATAACAATTCCGAATGATCGTTTAATGCAGGTTGTCGATAAACGCACATCCATAGTGGAAGCCTTCCGGATCGCGGATGATGTTTTGCGGCAAGGCGTACAAGGTATTTCTGACCTCATTGCCGTACCTGGGCTGATTAACCTGGACTTTGCCGACGTCAAGACCATTATGATGGATCAAGGCTCTGCTTTGATGGGGATTGGCATTGCTACAGGTGATAACCGTGCCGTGGCGGCCGCTGAAGCGGCAATTAAAAGTCCGCTTTTAGAAACTTCTATTGATGGGGCGAAAGGCGTATTACTAAATATTACTGGCGGAACGAGTCTCGGACTTTTCGAGGTAAATGAGGCGGCAGAAATCATTGCTCGGGCTGCCGATCCCGAAGCCAACATTATTTTTGGCGCTGTGATTGATGAAAAATTTAATGACGAGGTTAGAGTAACAGTCATTGCTACCGGTTTCGATTCCCGACCGGCGAAATTGTC is a genomic window of Thermosinus carboxydivorans Nor1 containing:
- a CDS encoding IS256 family transposase, translating into MAQYQINIDSKILHQLFLSNAKDAAMASFLEEVLNQILQAQATEQLRAERYERTDERQGYRNGVYPHRLTTRVGTITLKVPRFRDGKFSTEMFARYQRSEQALVLTLMEMVVNGVSTRKVAQITEELCGSEFSKSTVSDLCKRLDPIVHAWNERPLKDQKYPFVMVDAMVIKVREEERVRSRGVMIAVGINAEGYREVLGIMLGDSESEASWSEFFSWLKRRGLCGVDLIISDHHGGLIRAIRQYFQGVTWQRCQTHFIRNILDATPKSLQPEILARVRAILAAPDRETAVMLLNETLAAYETKAPKAMAILEAGFDDAIAVLALPEKYRKRLRTTNGVERLNEEVRRRERVIRIFPNRASALRLIGALLMEIDDKWASGKKYLDMTDYWDWRERQTHITDSKIVKIC
- the ftsA gene encoding cell division protein FtsA, with product MDRRRVLGVDLGTSAVKAFVAKIDDLGRVEIAGSGLAPTTGYKKGILKDPHAAASAIREAVDCALLAANFPMQSIWLGIGGVNIRFYNARGIIAPASSSGIKSKDIDRACQAARLTAVCEGQQVLHALPNLYWVDGRQQRESPVGQAGCRLEVEVHFVTASKDFLDELLAHVKQNSLCVAGVVANPVAAAIALAPAPGERVLILDIGAGTTEIALVYEGLMVVSASLPLGGDYITGDIAFAADVSFAHAEEIKRYYARLDGQRIRQDTILDFSDFGITNKFLPYGFLHKIVETRVDEIFSLVYDYIRPALQYYPVDEIALTGGSAHLPSVVQAAKTIFQLPVRIRRPKGLAAEYNHPANTVCFGIVHYAARQASFIETTRSWSWRGLWRKIAEHF
- the ftsZ gene encoding cell division protein FtsZ — its product is MLEFDMDLDRFAAIKVIGVGGGGNNAVNRMIASGLQGVEFIAINTDAQALLLSQASYRIQIGEKLTKGLGAGANPEIGEKAAQESREEILKALRGADMVFVTAGMGGGTGTGAAPVVAECAKEVGALTVGVVTKPFSFEGRRRQLQAEAGTAKLKEKVDTLITIPNDRLMQVVDKRTSIVEAFRIADDVLRQGVQGISDLIAVPGLINLDFADVKTIMMDQGSALMGIGIATGDNRAVAAAEAAIKSPLLETSIDGAKGVLLNITGGTSLGLFEVNEAAEIIARAADPEANIIFGAVIDEKFNDEVRVTVIATGFDSRPAKLSSHKGESPLEHIKSLNLEIPPWMRTR